From Leptospira stimsonii, the proteins below share one genomic window:
- a CDS encoding glutathione S-transferase family protein, translated as MAPRYKVYGMTVSGNCHKVKSILTLLNLPYEWIELDTRKGETKTEDFLRINPNGKIPVLQISDETYISESNAILYYLARDTKFFSNDLLEQTRILEWMFFEQYSHEPFIAVNRWLLKFVPGTANAGQIANNHSKGTKALEVMEANLQNKDFFVGNRLTIADIALYAYSHVAEDGGFSFENFPFVRKWMHNVKNYPKMISIESKDTL; from the coding sequence TTGGCTCCAAGATACAAAGTCTACGGAATGACGGTTTCCGGAAATTGCCACAAAGTAAAATCGATTCTCACTCTTCTGAATCTTCCCTATGAATGGATTGAATTGGATACAAGAAAGGGAGAAACGAAGACGGAGGATTTTTTAAGAATCAATCCGAACGGAAAAATTCCGGTTCTTCAAATCAGCGACGAAACCTATATCTCCGAAAGCAACGCGATCCTTTATTATCTCGCGAGAGATACGAAATTTTTTTCCAACGATCTTTTGGAACAGACACGAATCTTAGAATGGATGTTCTTCGAACAATACAGTCACGAACCTTTCATCGCGGTGAATCGCTGGCTTCTCAAATTCGTCCCCGGAACGGCGAACGCCGGACAAATTGCAAACAATCATAGCAAAGGAACCAAGGCATTGGAAGTGATGGAAGCCAATCTGCAAAATAAAGATTTTTTCGTGGGGAACCGACTCACAATTGCGGACATCGCTTTGTACGCGTATTCTCACGTCGCGGAAGACGGAGGCTTTTCCTTTGAAAATTTTCCCTTTGTTCGTAAATGGATGCATAACGTGAAAAACTATCCGAAAATGATCTCGATCGAATCGAAGGACACGCTCTGA
- a CDS encoding lysophospholipid acyltransferase family protein, whose translation METQTESDLLESLFLIPREPVKQFLRTLLNLVYSVEVTGLENIPETGGAVLISNHTDNLDVIVQGTSVLRKVIYLGKYELFHPQETVLELLNDPNSPLNTFPLSLMKQTLVVALNALGDLQGKQLMHWGGHPILRAHNVKDAKSAAQYYEELENYMVELIQKGELISVYPQGTRVENVEPGSFKALSAKLAIRAGVPIIPSGINGAWRMMKPEAFLTGKAFGSKITYNIGKPIYPDQFPKEPLKKAAKMVTEELENRVRKLIDSPEK comes from the coding sequence ATGGAAACCCAAACAGAATCCGACCTTCTTGAAAGTCTTTTCCTCATTCCCAGAGAACCGGTAAAACAATTTCTCCGAACCCTGCTCAACCTCGTCTATTCCGTAGAGGTAACCGGCTTGGAAAACATTCCGGAAACCGGAGGAGCCGTCCTTATTTCGAATCACACGGACAACCTGGATGTAATCGTACAAGGAACCTCCGTTTTAAGAAAAGTGATTTATCTCGGAAAATACGAATTGTTTCATCCCCAAGAAACCGTTCTCGAACTTCTTAACGATCCGAATTCTCCCCTCAATACGTTCCCCTTAAGCCTGATGAAACAAACCTTAGTGGTCGCACTCAACGCACTGGGAGATCTCCAAGGTAAACAACTGATGCACTGGGGTGGTCATCCGATTCTAAGAGCGCATAACGTGAAAGATGCGAAATCCGCGGCGCAGTATTATGAAGAATTGGAAAATTATATGGTGGAGCTGATCCAAAAAGGCGAACTCATTTCGGTCTATCCTCAAGGAACCAGGGTCGAAAACGTGGAACCAGGATCCTTCAAAGCCTTGTCCGCAAAACTCGCGATCCGGGCGGGAGTTCCGATCATTCCGAGCGGAATCAACGGCGCCTGGAGAATGATGAAACCGGAAGCCTTCCTAACCGGAAAGGCATTCGGTTCGAAGATCACTTACAATATCGGAAAACCGATCTATCCGGATCAGTTCCCGAAAGAACCGCTCAAAAAAGCCGCAAAAATGGTGACCGAAGAATTGGAGAATCGCGTAAGAAAACTGATCGATTCTCCGGAAAAATAA
- a CDS encoding phosphatase PAP2 family protein has protein sequence MSWFQDSFWFGNGFLETLRGTALDPALGWMTLLFHHLGGNLFFMILLSSVYIFWDRRLGIRLGIGLLSSGIVNGLAKAFFESPRPLLAWMGPGSLTEFAYGFPSGHVQTSVVIWGLLFLNTKSKPLRWLAGIVILLMPLSRMYAGVHFPGDVLGGFILGLLGLLFVELLFRYVPELEASHPFPGQNLSNTKTLSLVIIVITLPSVLLHSDRVGIEKAKSYEQVISASGALAGFLIGILISKYHSLDWRPMKTRDESLKRIGILILGVLLFYFLPGYLVQKLFPENPVARYLRYGIVSSYIAFFSVYILSLWREKADFKK, from the coding sequence ATGAGTTGGTTTCAAGACTCTTTTTGGTTTGGGAATGGATTTTTAGAAACGTTGCGTGGAACGGCGTTGGATCCTGCGCTTGGTTGGATGACTCTTTTGTTTCATCATCTCGGAGGAAATCTTTTCTTTATGATTCTTCTTTCGAGTGTTTATATTTTTTGGGATCGCAGATTAGGGATTCGACTGGGGATCGGACTTCTTTCTTCCGGAATCGTGAACGGTTTGGCGAAGGCGTTTTTTGAAAGTCCGAGACCCTTACTCGCATGGATGGGTCCTGGGAGTCTCACCGAATTCGCGTACGGATTTCCATCGGGTCACGTGCAAACATCCGTGGTGATCTGGGGACTCCTCTTTCTCAACACAAAATCGAAACCGCTTCGATGGCTCGCGGGAATCGTAATCTTATTGATGCCGTTATCGAGAATGTATGCGGGAGTTCATTTTCCCGGAGACGTGCTCGGAGGATTTATATTAGGACTTCTTGGACTTCTTTTTGTTGAGTTGTTATTTCGATACGTGCCGGAGTTGGAAGCTTCGCATCCGTTTCCGGGACAAAATCTTTCCAATACAAAAACACTTTCTCTGGTCATCATCGTGATCACACTTCCGTCGGTTTTATTACACTCGGATCGAGTCGGAATCGAAAAAGCAAAGTCGTATGAGCAGGTGATTTCCGCGAGCGGAGCGCTCGCCGGATTTTTGATCGGAATTCTGATTTCAAAATATCATTCTTTGGATTGGAGACCCATGAAGACACGGGATGAAAGTCTGAAAAGGATAGGGATTTTGATTTTGGGAGTTTTACTTTTTTATTTTCTTCCGGGTTATCTTGTTCAGAAACTCTTCCCCGAAAATCCGGTTGCAAGATACCTTAGGTACGGGATCGTTAGCAGTTACATCGCTTTTTTCTCGGTATATATCTTGTCACTTTGGAGAGAGAAAGCAGATTTCAAAAAATAG
- a CDS encoding metal-dependent hydrolase — translation MPTIMTHTVVPISLWLALGKKTIPVKLLLVGIFFSILPDADVIAFKLGIPYEADLGHRGFSHSILFAFSLSVFSCILLRWLQVKATVLVSFLFLSILSHGVLDAMTSGGLGVGFLIPYSSERFFFDYRPIRVSPIGIKNFLTARGIDVLKSEWKTVWVPLLTISVSVFLLRRISRLVRFNKNNANG, via the coding sequence ATGCCGACAATCATGACGCATACGGTCGTGCCGATCTCACTATGGCTCGCACTTGGAAAAAAGACGATACCCGTTAAACTGCTGTTAGTCGGAATCTTTTTTTCAATTCTTCCGGACGCGGACGTAATCGCATTCAAATTAGGGATTCCTTATGAAGCCGACTTAGGTCATCGGGGCTTCAGCCATTCCATCCTATTCGCATTCTCGCTTTCCGTTTTTTCCTGCATTCTTTTACGGTGGCTTCAAGTAAAAGCAACCGTTCTGGTCTCATTCTTATTTCTTTCGATCCTTTCCCACGGAGTTTTGGATGCGATGACGAGCGGAGGTCTGGGCGTAGGGTTTCTGATCCCCTATTCTTCGGAACGATTTTTTTTCGACTACAGACCGATTCGCGTATCGCCGATCGGGATCAAAAACTTTTTGACTGCGAGAGGAATCGATGTTCTAAAATCCGAATGGAAGACGGTATGGGTCCCACTTTTAACGATTTCCGTTTCGGTCTTCTTACTGCGAAGGATTTCGCGTCTGGTCCGCTTCAATAAAAATAATGCGAACGGCTAA
- a CDS encoding methylmalonyl-CoA mutase family protein encodes METQIYTPKHKVRFITAASLFDGHDASINIMRRILQASGVEVIHLGHNRSVKEIVECAIQEDAQGIAITSYQGGHVEYFKYMIDLLKEKGAGHIKVFGGGGGTILPSEIKELEAYGVARIYSPDDGRELGLQGMINDLVSKSDFIPPLTFNGTLHASLKEKNPLAIAQTITLVENTFEREGLEKSALTEKLQFPPNSKKVPILGITGTGGAGKSSLTDELVRRFLIDFPEKTIAILSVDPSKRKTGGALLGDRIRMNSISHERVYMRSFATREANIALNKNVKRSIEVLKSAGFDLIIVETAGIGQSDSEITEVADVSLYVMTPEYGAATQLEKIDMIDYADLIAINKFDKRGALDAIRDVKKQYQRSRQLFQENVDTMPVFGTIASQFNDPGTNSLYSNVIHAVSEKLGLGWTSTYGKEAGMSEKIFIIPPDRVRYLAEIREECNRYDQMTEKESAKARKLFQLVGAQEVLKSSGQDTKIIELEYSKIESSLSPEAKQILATWESKLKNYQGESFTYKVRDKEIKVANKTESLSHLQIPKVATPKFKDWGEIVRWSFQENFPGEFPYTAGVFPFKRTGEDPTRMFAGEGGPERTNARFHYVSLGMPAQRLSTAFDSVTLYGEDPGERPDIYGKIGNSGVSIATLDDAKKLYSGFDLCNPTTSVSMTINGPAPMVLAFFMNTAIDQACEKYIKAQGIETEVRKKIESIYKEKNLPVPKYNAAIPEGNDGLGLLLLGVTGDQVLEQEIYEKIKTETLKVVRGTVQADILKEDQAQNTCIFSTEFALKMMGDIQEFFIAKQVRNFYSVSISGYHIAEAGANPITQVAFTLANGLTYVEYFLSRGMKIDDFAPNLSFFFSNGIDPEYAVIGRVARRIWAKAMKYKYGANDRSSMLKYHIQTSGRSLHAQEIAFNDIRTTLQALYAIFDNCNSLHTNAYDEAITTPTEESVRRAMAIQLIINRELGLAKNENPGQGAFIIEELTDLVEQAILEEFHRISERGGVLGAMEMMYQRNKIQEESLYYESLKHSGEFPVIGVNTFLSKEGSPTIIPEEVIRSTDAEKQDQIKALREFQKRNEIICDSRLEQLKKASLTNGNIFQELMETSKVASLGQMTHSLYEVGGQYRRSM; translated from the coding sequence ATGGAAACACAAATCTACACTCCCAAACACAAGGTTCGTTTTATCACCGCGGCCTCTCTCTTCGACGGACACGACGCGTCGATCAACATCATGAGAAGAATTCTGCAGGCCTCCGGAGTGGAGGTCATTCACCTCGGCCACAATCGTTCCGTGAAAGAAATCGTGGAATGTGCGATCCAAGAAGACGCACAGGGAATCGCGATCACGAGTTATCAAGGTGGTCACGTGGAATATTTCAAATATATGATAGACCTTTTGAAGGAAAAAGGCGCGGGTCATATCAAGGTATTCGGAGGCGGAGGCGGAACCATTCTTCCTTCCGAAATCAAAGAACTCGAAGCCTATGGGGTCGCAAGAATCTATTCTCCGGACGACGGAAGAGAACTTGGTCTTCAAGGAATGATCAACGATCTCGTTTCCAAATCCGACTTCATTCCTCCCCTCACCTTCAACGGAACCCTTCACGCGTCTCTCAAAGAAAAAAATCCTTTAGCAATCGCTCAAACGATCACTCTCGTCGAAAATACGTTTGAAAGAGAGGGATTGGAAAAGTCGGCTCTCACTGAAAAACTCCAATTCCCTCCTAACTCAAAAAAAGTTCCTATCCTCGGAATCACTGGAACCGGAGGCGCGGGAAAATCCTCTCTCACCGACGAACTTGTGCGAAGATTCTTGATCGACTTTCCGGAAAAGACGATCGCGATTCTTTCAGTAGATCCTTCCAAAAGAAAAACCGGAGGGGCGCTTCTTGGCGACCGAATCCGGATGAATTCCATCTCTCACGAAAGGGTTTATATGAGATCCTTCGCGACGAGAGAAGCAAATATTGCGCTTAACAAAAACGTAAAACGAAGTATCGAAGTTTTAAAAAGCGCGGGATTCGATCTGATCATAGTCGAAACTGCGGGGATCGGTCAGAGCGATTCGGAAATCACAGAAGTCGCGGACGTGTCCCTTTACGTGATGACCCCCGAATACGGAGCGGCGACCCAGCTCGAAAAAATCGACATGATCGACTACGCGGACTTGATCGCGATCAACAAGTTCGACAAACGAGGAGCACTCGACGCGATCCGAGACGTAAAAAAACAATACCAAAGATCCAGACAGTTGTTTCAAGAAAACGTGGATACGATGCCCGTCTTTGGAACGATCGCTTCTCAGTTCAACGATCCCGGAACGAACAGCCTTTATAGCAATGTCATTCACGCGGTTTCCGAAAAGTTAGGACTCGGCTGGACGAGCACCTACGGAAAAGAAGCGGGAATGAGCGAAAAGATCTTCATCATTCCTCCCGACCGAGTGCGCTACCTAGCCGAAATTCGCGAAGAATGCAACCGCTACGATCAGATGACTGAAAAAGAATCGGCGAAGGCGAGAAAGCTTTTCCAACTCGTCGGCGCTCAGGAAGTCCTAAAATCCTCCGGTCAGGACACAAAGATTATAGAATTAGAATATTCTAAAATTGAAAGCTCCTTGAGCCCGGAAGCGAAACAAATTCTCGCGACCTGGGAATCCAAACTCAAAAACTATCAGGGAGAAAGTTTTACTTATAAGGTTCGAGACAAAGAGATCAAGGTCGCAAATAAGACGGAATCTCTGAGTCATCTACAAATTCCTAAGGTGGCCACTCCTAAGTTCAAGGATTGGGGAGAAATCGTACGTTGGTCCTTTCAGGAAAACTTTCCGGGGGAATTTCCTTATACGGCCGGAGTGTTTCCTTTTAAGAGAACCGGAGAGGATCCGACCCGAATGTTCGCGGGCGAAGGCGGCCCTGAAAGAACGAACGCGCGTTTTCACTACGTAAGTTTGGGAATGCCCGCACAACGTTTGTCCACCGCGTTCGATTCCGTGACTTTGTATGGAGAAGATCCCGGAGAAAGACCGGACATCTACGGAAAGATCGGAAACTCGGGAGTGAGCATCGCGACGCTTGACGACGCTAAAAAACTCTATTCCGGATTCGATCTCTGCAATCCGACCACCTCGGTATCGATGACGATCAACGGACCGGCTCCGATGGTCTTAGCTTTCTTTATGAACACCGCAATCGATCAGGCTTGTGAAAAATATATCAAGGCGCAAGGAATCGAAACGGAGGTTCGTAAAAAGATAGAATCGATCTACAAAGAAAAAAATCTTCCGGTTCCCAAATACAACGCGGCGATCCCCGAAGGAAACGACGGCCTCGGTTTGTTACTTCTCGGAGTCACAGGCGATCAGGTTTTGGAACAGGAAATCTATGAGAAGATCAAAACCGAAACGCTAAAAGTCGTAAGAGGAACTGTCCAAGCAGATATTCTTAAGGAAGACCAAGCGCAGAACACTTGTATCTTCTCCACAGAGTTTGCGTTGAAGATGATGGGAGACATTCAGGAATTCTTCATCGCCAAACAAGTGCGAAACTTTTATTCGGTTTCCATCTCAGGCTATCATATCGCGGAAGCCGGAGCGAATCCGATTACTCAGGTCGCGTTCACTCTTGCAAACGGATTGACCTACGTCGAATATTTCCTCAGCAGAGGAATGAAAATCGACGACTTCGCCCCCAACCTTTCCTTCTTCTTTTCCAACGGGATCGATCCTGAATACGCGGTCATCGGTCGTGTTGCGAGAAGAATCTGGGCCAAGGCGATGAAATACAAATACGGTGCGAACGACCGGTCCTCAATGCTCAAGTATCATATCCAAACATCCGGAAGGTCCTTACACGCGCAGGAAATCGCCTTCAACGACATCCGGACCACATTACAAGCGTTATACGCCATCTTCGATAATTGCAATTCTTTGCATACGAACGCATACGACGAAGCGATCACTACTCCGACCGAAGAATCTGTTCGAAGAGCGATGGCAATCCAGCTCATTATCAACCGGGAATTAGGACTCGCCAAAAACGAAAATCCTGGACAAGGCGCGTTCATCATCGAAGAGCTCACCGATTTGGTAGAACAAGCGATCCTCGAAGAATTCCATAGAATTTCCGAAAGAGGCGGCGTTCTCGGAGCGATGGAGATGATGTATCAAAGAAACAAGATTCAAGAAGAATCCTTATATTACGAATCCCTCAAACACAGCGGAGAATTTCCGGTCATCGGAGTAAACACTTTTTTAAGCAAGGAAGGGTCTCCCACGATCATTCCCGAAGAGGTGATCCGTTCCACCGACGCTGAAAAACAGGATCAAATCAAGGCGCTTCGGGAATTTCAAAAAAGAAACGAAATTATCTGCGACTCTCGTCTCGAACAATTGAAAAAAGCGAGTCTTACGAACGGAAATATCTTTCAAGAGCTGATGGAAACTTCCAAAGTCGCTTCCCTCGGACAAATGACTCATTCTCTTTACGAGGTCGGCGGCCAGTATAGAAGAAGTATGTAA
- a CDS encoding nucleoside 2-deoxyribosyltransferase, whose product MKTIYLAGPEVFLPEALSVLQERKSLCSSYGFLAVSPFDSDIPNDSERNQDLARKIFFGNLDLIRKSDIVLANCNPFRGPLVDDGTAFEIGYAFALEKTIYGYAKSLPPLPEIVKKSISTFPHSSGYEMDRDGYLLNEDFGNSLNLMLQYSIEAKGVLVEGEFEDVLKVLALRENN is encoded by the coding sequence TTGAAAACGATCTATCTTGCGGGCCCGGAAGTGTTTTTACCCGAGGCCCTTTCGGTTCTGCAGGAAAGAAAATCCCTCTGTTCTTCGTACGGCTTTCTCGCCGTTTCACCCTTCGATTCGGATATTCCGAATGACTCTGAAAGAAATCAAGACCTCGCCCGAAAAATCTTTTTCGGAAATCTGGATTTGATTCGGAAATCCGATATCGTACTCGCGAATTGTAATCCCTTTCGAGGTCCTCTCGTGGACGACGGGACCGCTTTCGAAATCGGATACGCGTTCGCTCTCGAAAAAACGATCTACGGTTATGCGAAATCGCTTCCACCACTTCCTGAGATCGTCAAAAAATCGATTTCGACATTCCCTCATTCTTCCGGTTACGAGATGGACCGCGACGGATATTTGTTAAACGAAGACTTCGGTAACTCCCTCAATTTAATGCTACAATACTCGATTGAAGCTAAGGGAGTTTTGGTGGAAGGGGAATTCGAAGACGTACTGAAAGTCCTCGCATTGCGAGAGAACAACTAG
- the ilvD gene encoding dihydroxy-acid dehydratase, with translation MSDNLKKRSHMTTDGDNRAPNRAMLRAVGFTNEDFQKPMIGIASTWSEITPCNIHINKLAEKVKEGVRAAGGVPQIYGTITVSDGIMMGHEGMHFSLPSREVIADSIEIVSNAMRHDGVIAIGGCDKNMPGCLMALCRVDVPSIFVYGGTILPGNCDGHDVDIVSVFEAVGQINAGKISREEFVRIEQNAIPGAGSCGGMYTANTMSSAIEALGMSLPGSASMPAVSSRKSNDCYEAGKALIELIKKNITPKQILTKKAFENAITVVLVLGGSTNAVLHLIAIAKEIGVDLTLEDFDRISKKTPHLADLKPGGKYSMTDLDKVGGVHGVMKYLLKEGMLHGDCMTVTGKTIAENLKDMPDLVPNQTIVHKRADALHPSGPLVILKGNLAPDGAVAKISGLKKISITGPAKVFESEDDCFNAIMSDQIKAGDVIIIRYEGPKGGPGMREMLAVTSALVGKGLGEDVGLMTDGRFSGGTHGLVVGHISPEAFDGGPIAIVQNGDTVTIDSTKNLLQLEVSQEEIDKRLKNWKPMEPRYKSGVLAKYAKLVQSATNGAITNLL, from the coding sequence ATGAGTGATAACTTAAAAAAAAGAAGCCACATGACTACGGATGGGGACAACCGGGCCCCGAATCGCGCGATGCTTCGTGCGGTTGGATTTACGAACGAAGACTTTCAAAAACCGATGATCGGGATCGCCTCTACCTGGAGCGAAATCACTCCTTGCAATATTCATATCAATAAGCTCGCGGAAAAAGTCAAAGAAGGCGTTCGGGCCGCAGGAGGAGTTCCTCAGATTTACGGAACGATCACCGTGTCCGACGGAATCATGATGGGACATGAGGGAATGCACTTTTCCCTTCCTTCCAGAGAAGTGATCGCCGATTCGATCGAAATCGTTTCCAACGCGATGAGACACGACGGTGTGATCGCGATCGGCGGTTGTGATAAGAACATGCCCGGCTGTTTGATGGCGCTTTGCAGAGTGGACGTTCCTTCGATCTTCGTCTATGGCGGCACGATTCTTCCCGGAAATTGCGACGGACACGACGTGGATATCGTCTCCGTTTTCGAAGCGGTGGGACAAATCAACGCCGGAAAAATTTCGAGAGAAGAATTCGTCCGGATCGAACAGAATGCGATCCCTGGCGCCGGAAGTTGTGGAGGAATGTACACGGCGAACACCATGTCTTCCGCGATCGAAGCCTTGGGGATGAGTCTTCCCGGTTCCGCTTCCATGCCCGCCGTCAGTTCGAGAAAGTCGAATGACTGCTACGAAGCGGGAAAAGCTTTGATTGAACTCATCAAAAAGAACATCACTCCGAAGCAGATTCTTACCAAAAAGGCGTTTGAAAACGCGATCACCGTTGTTCTTGTGTTAGGTGGTTCCACCAATGCCGTACTTCATTTGATCGCGATCGCCAAGGAAATCGGGGTGGATCTGACTCTGGAAGACTTTGATCGAATCAGTAAAAAAACTCCCCACCTCGCGGATTTAAAACCCGGTGGAAAATATTCGATGACCGATCTCGATAAAGTCGGCGGCGTTCACGGAGTGATGAAATATCTTCTCAAGGAAGGAATGCTCCACGGAGATTGTATGACCGTAACCGGAAAGACGATCGCGGAAAATTTGAAGGACATGCCTGACCTCGTTCCGAATCAGACGATCGTTCATAAAAGAGCGGACGCTCTGCATCCTTCCGGTCCTCTCGTGATTCTCAAGGGAAACCTCGCGCCTGACGGAGCGGTTGCGAAAATTTCAGGATTGAAAAAAATTTCAATTACCGGTCCCGCAAAAGTTTTCGAATCCGAAGACGATTGCTTCAACGCGATTATGAGCGATCAAATCAAGGCCGGCGACGTGATCATCATTCGATACGAAGGCCCGAAAGGCGGACCTGGAATGCGGGAAATGCTCGCGGTCACTTCCGCGCTCGTCGGTAAGGGGTTAGGCGAGGATGTCGGTTTAATGACAGACGGCCGTTTTAGCGGCGGAACCCACGGTCTTGTGGTAGGGCACATTTCTCCCGAGGCGTTCGACGGAGGACCGATCGCGATCGTTCAAAACGGAGACACCGTTACAATCGATTCCACGAAGAATCTTCTCCAATTGGAAGTTTCCCAGGAAGAAATCGATAAACGACTGAAAAACTGGAAACCGATGGAACCACGTTACAAGTCGGGAGTTCTCGCGAAATATGCGAAGTTGGTTCAGTCCGCTACAAACGGAGCCATTACGAATCTCCTTTGA
- a CDS encoding CARDB domain-containing protein, producing the protein MTQEFRTKAKTILMLITLFVFARCNQHSQNGDLVIPLLSLESQVGNTNGIETDTSVSESNVDSPVQSEMILNSAVDQNSSSGDGTDLVPTGITHFYTLPVGQSFLEGVFVMNYGNVLAKGNTASQLGYKVDFLLSKNQEPVVGTPIHLGSLSLTKDLPAGQGEYQLEKLRIPRDLTAGSYDLCAIVDPEGVILESNENNNRFCVTMQITVPSSQLPDLVIPRASIYPSGMKCRAGKPMLFVTAEVKNIGKAASPNLLHVGLLNALDTKGAVWGEGNGVWGNGIGLEAIQPGQTVTVTFPIYYLEKDPLFMEGSHTFDLRVNRGNWIQESDIKNNGYKKSLEITIPEGYCQNHPG; encoded by the coding sequence ATGACTCAGGAATTTAGAACAAAAGCGAAAACTATTTTAATGTTGATTACTCTTTTTGTTTTTGCTCGATGTAATCAACATTCGCAAAATGGGGACCTCGTGATTCCGCTTCTTTCGCTCGAATCTCAAGTCGGAAATACGAACGGCATCGAAACGGATACGAGTGTTAGCGAATCGAATGTAGACAGTCCAGTTCAGTCAGAGATGATATTGAATTCAGCAGTGGATCAGAATTCTTCATCCGGTGATGGCACTGATCTAGTCCCGACTGGAATTACTCATTTTTACACGCTTCCGGTGGGCCAATCGTTTTTAGAGGGTGTTTTTGTTATGAATTACGGAAACGTTTTGGCAAAAGGAAATACTGCTTCCCAACTCGGATATAAAGTCGATTTCCTACTTTCTAAGAATCAGGAACCTGTCGTAGGAACCCCTATTCACTTAGGAAGCTTGAGTTTGACGAAAGACTTACCGGCAGGGCAGGGGGAATATCAGCTGGAGAAACTGAGAATCCCGAGAGATCTGACTGCGGGAAGTTACGATCTTTGCGCGATCGTCGATCCGGAAGGAGTCATTTTAGAATCGAATGAGAACAACAACAGATTTTGTGTTACGATGCAAATCACCGTTCCTTCCAGTCAACTGCCGGATCTTGTGATTCCACGCGCTTCCATTTATCCGAGCGGAATGAAATGTAGAGCGGGAAAGCCGATGCTTTTCGTGACGGCAGAAGTGAAAAATATCGGAAAAGCCGCAAGTCCTAATCTCTTACACGTCGGACTTCTGAACGCGCTCGATACGAAAGGAGCTGTATGGGGAGAAGGAAACGGCGTTTGGGGGAATGGAATCGGACTGGAGGCGATTCAACCTGGTCAAACCGTGACGGTTACCTTTCCAATCTATTACTTGGAAAAAGATCCACTCTTTATGGAAGGTTCACACACTTTCGATTTGAGAGTCAATCGTGGAAATTGGATTCAGGAATCGGATATTAAGAATAATGGATATAAGAAAAGTTTGGAAATTACGATTCCCGAAGGATATTGTCAAAATCATCCCGGTTAA
- a CDS encoding YARHG domain-containing protein, translated as MNRQFFLLFLLLLSFSLFSQTDNETIEQIILKRNEIYAKQGHIFKNPTLDSYFRKFEWYRPVSKSPKLSKKDQALAETLLQKEKEFSQEYSKYLSNGISWDESKLEYYETVERTFLKNDFVHNQIDKRTGDIPYRSEEIFITGIRTTGKSNDTNLLRTIDLAKSGEIEFKKYYTVALSRDKRFRRILECSMDSINQENCSTKYVLENEKLVFVSQAVPQTSYLSEWIYVYLEGNVYNTRFYFKSMGKVEKEIVINND; from the coding sequence ATGAACCGCCAATTTTTTTTACTCTTTCTTTTACTCCTTTCTTTTTCCTTATTTTCCCAAACGGATAACGAAACGATCGAACAAATCATCCTCAAAAGAAACGAAATCTATGCCAAACAAGGCCACATATTCAAAAATCCGACCTTAGATTCGTATTTTAGAAAATTCGAATGGTATCGCCCGGTCTCGAAATCGCCGAAGTTATCAAAAAAGGATCAGGCACTCGCTGAAACCCTCCTTCAAAAAGAGAAGGAATTTTCCCAAGAATACTCAAAATATCTTTCGAACGGTATAAGCTGGGATGAATCTAAATTAGAATATTATGAAACTGTGGAAAGAACGTTCTTAAAAAACGATTTCGTCCACAACCAGATCGACAAAAGGACTGGCGATATCCCCTATCGTTCGGAAGAAATTTTCATTACCGGAATCCGAACCACCGGTAAAAGCAACGACACAAACCTTCTTCGTACGATCGACCTTGCAAAAAGTGGTGAAATCGAATTCAAAAAATACTACACTGTCGCACTTTCCCGAGATAAACGTTTCCGAAGAATTTTAGAATGTTCTATGGATTCGATCAATCAGGAGAATTGTTCCACAAAATACGTTTTGGAAAATGAAAAACTCGTTTTTGTTTCCCAGGCGGTCCCGCAGACGAGTTACCTTTCCGAATGGATCTACGTCTATCTGGAGGGGAACGTATACAATACCCGATTCTACTTTAAAAGTATGGGAAAAGTGGAAAAAGAAATCGTAATCAATAACGACTAA